In the Gemmatimonadaceae bacterium genome, AGGTCGTCGGGCGGCGCTGCGTTCGGATCCTCGAGGATTCCGCCCTCGTGCGAGAGGTGCCAGAGGTTGGCATCTCGGGAATAGATCTTTTCCTTGGTCGCTGCGACCGGAATCCCGCGCTCCGCGGCGTACGCGATCGCATCCTCTCGGCTGCGAATGTGCCATTCACGCCAGGGCGCGATCACCGGAAGATCCGGTGCAAACGCAGCGTAGGTGAGCTCGAAGCGGACCTGATCGTTGCCCTTTCCGGTGCAGCCGTGCGCCAGCGCATCCGCGCCAACTCGTCGCGCGACCTCGACTTGGCGACGGGCGATGAGTGGCCGCGCCATCGACGTGCCGAGGAGATACTTGCGGTTATAGACCGCGCCCGCGCGAAGCGTCGGAAAGATGAAGTCGCAAACGAACTCCTCGCGCAGATCCTCGACGTAGCACTCGAGGGCACCCGAGGCGATGGCTTTGGCGCGGACGCCCGCCAGTTCACGCTGCCCCTGTCCGATGTCCGCGGCTACGCAGATGACCTGGGCATCATAGTGCTCGCGCAACCAGGGTACGATGATGGATGTGTCGAGGCCGCCCGAGTAGGCGAGCACGATAGTGCGAGGCATGTCAGCTCCGTTGCGCCAAGTTATGCAGTCGACTTGCATAATTAAGCGCGTGGCTTGAGCCGAGTCAATATGGCGTTTCGCCCGCCGCATCATGCAGGGGACGAAGTCTCGTTCGAGACCTCACGCCCGTGCCTGAGGTCGGCGGCCGGCCATGGCCTGGAGGCGCTGAGCGAGCTCGATTCGCGCCTGCGAAGAGCGACAGACAATCAGGATCGTGTTCTCGCCCCCGATGGTGCCGATGATTTCAGGCCAGTCCTGCGCGTCGATCGCTTCGGCGATGGGTTGAGCGCCGCCTGGGAGCGTATGCAGAACCAGGAGCTCACTCACGCCGTCGACCGCATCGAAGAGTTGCGGTAAGAGCGCTTCGAGAGACGGCTTACCTTCGTCACCGCCGAGCGCCTCCGGCCGCATATACCGAACGCCATCGTCCGTGGGTGCGCGGACCAGCCCGAGTTCACGAAGGTCGCGAGATAAAGTGGCCTGAGTGACGCTCCACCCACGATTTTCGAGCAACTTGCGGAGCTCCTCCTGGCTGGCGACGGCGTGGCTGCCGACCAGCTGAAGAATGGCTTCCTGTCGCTCGAATTTCTTCATACTCGGTTCGCGTTCCACGGACGGTAGGATAGCAGGTCCGAGCCATAGTCGACAGCACCAGATCTCCAGCCGGCATTGACTCGCCCTCGACGCATTATTATGCATTCCGGGTGAATAAAATGCCTGTCGGAGTTCTCGGAGCGAGCGGCTATGCCGGCCGCGAGCTCTGTGCACTCATTCTCGACCACCCGGAGCTCGAGCTCGGCTTCGCGACCGCGAATGATCAGCGCGGGGCGACGGCGCGCATTGGTCGGCACGCGATCAACTTCATCGCGACCGATGATGCGCCGCTCGGCGACGCCGCGCTCGTTTTCAGCGCGCTCCCACACGGCGCCTCGAAAGACTGGGTTGCCCGAGCTCGGGAGGCGGGCGCGCGCGCCGTCGACCTCTCTGCAGATCTTCGACCAGGAAATGGCTGCGAGGGCATTCCGTACGGCCTTACGGAACTGATGCGCGAGCAGGTGCGCAATGCGCCACTCGTCAGCAATCCCGGGTGTTATCCGACCGCGATCCTCACCGCGCTCGCACCACTAATTCAGCAAAATCTCATTGCCGATGATTCCACGGTCGTCGTCGATGCTGCAAGCGGCGTCACCGGCGCTGGCAATTCCCTCAAGCGCGAACTGCTCTTTGGCGAAGTGTCCGAGGACTACCGTGCCTACGGTTTTGCGAATGGCCTCGGCAACGTGCATCGGCACTTGAACGAGATGCGGGCGATGACGAGTGCGTTGGGATCCCCCGCGGATCTCGTATTCACGCCGCACTTGCTGCCCGTCGCACGGGGGATTCTCGCAACCATTACTGTGACGCTGCGAGCGCCCCTCACTGGACACGTGCTCGATCCCTGGCGCGACGCGTACGACGCCGAGCCGTTCATCGAAGTCACGGCCGAACCGCCGGCATTGCGCGACGTCATTCATCGCAACGTTGTTCGGATGTCGGCGATACCGCTCGCGGGCACGCGACGGCCGACGCTCCTCGTGCTGTCCGCGATCGACAATCTGATGAAGGGTGCAGCGGGACAGGCGATGCAAAACGCGAACCTCATGCTTGGTCTGAACGAAGGCGCCGGGCTCCCCGCATGACAAACGGAACACGCGTCGTCAAGATCGGCGGTCGCCCGCA is a window encoding:
- the argC gene encoding N-acetyl-gamma-glutamyl-phosphate reductase, which translates into the protein MPVGVLGASGYAGRELCALILDHPELELGFATANDQRGATARIGRHAINFIATDDAPLGDAALVFSALPHGASKDWVARAREAGARAVDLSADLRPGNGCEGIPYGLTELMREQVRNAPLVSNPGCYPTAILTALAPLIQQNLIADDSTVVVDAASGVTGAGNSLKRELLFGEVSEDYRAYGFANGLGNVHRHLNEMRAMTSALGSPADLVFTPHLLPVARGILATITVTLRAPLTGHVLDPWRDAYDAEPFIEVTAEPPALRDVIHRNVVRMSAIPLAGTRRPTLLVLSAIDNLMKGAAGQAMQNANLMLGLNEGAGLPA